A window of Mucilaginibacter paludis DSM 18603 contains these coding sequences:
- a CDS encoding CsbD family protein, producing MDKLEIKGKWNEIKGKVKQAYGDLTEDDLTHEEGKDDELLGKLQQKTGKGRDELVKWINSL from the coding sequence ATGGATAAGTTAGAAATAAAAGGCAAGTGGAACGAGATTAAGGGAAAAGTTAAACAAGCGTATGGCGATTTAACCGAAGATGACCTGACCCACGAAGAAGGAAAAGATGATGAGCTATTGGGCAAGTTACAGCAAAAAACCGGCAAAGGCCGCGATGAGCTGGTGAAATGGATCAATAGTTTGTAA
- a CDS encoding Uma2 family endonuclease has protein sequence MPTTEKKKYTDQDYTILEEGSPFQLIHYDLIISPSPGLLHQRILVRLANIIAFFSAIENSGEWFYAPTDVRFDDGNIYQPDILFISEERRAEIIKDRIEGAPDLVIEILSPSNAYYDLRQKKDIYEKYGVKEYIIFDPMQENADVYVLENGIFVLKQKAGKTEQLTSVLLPGLIFGLEKIFI, from the coding sequence ATGCCTACCACTGAAAAGAAAAAATATACAGATCAGGACTATACGATACTGGAAGAAGGTTCTCCTTTTCAGTTAATTCATTACGATTTAATTATTTCTCCGTCTCCGGGTTTATTACATCAGCGTATACTGGTCAGGCTTGCCAACATTATTGCTTTCTTTTCGGCTATAGAAAACTCGGGAGAATGGTTTTACGCGCCTACGGATGTAAGGTTTGATGACGGTAATATTTATCAGCCAGATATTTTATTCATATCCGAGGAAAGAAGAGCAGAGATCATCAAAGACAGAATCGAAGGCGCACCGGATCTGGTAATTGAAATTTTATCTCCGTCTAACGCGTATTATGATCTCCGTCAGAAAAAAGACATCTACGAGAAATATGGTGTAAAGGAGTACATCATATTTGACCCGATGCAAGAAAACGCTGATGTGTATGTGTTGGAGAATGGCATTTTTGTACTCAAACAAAAGGCTGGTAAAACAGAGCAGCTCACATCTGTACTACTACCAGGCCTAATTTTCGGCCTGGAAAAGATATTCATATAA